The Candidatus Vesicomyosocius sp. SY067_SCS001 genome includes a window with the following:
- a CDS encoding BON domain-containing protein produces MTNFLLLTACVSAIQGVSTVSSIISISNDRRSAGEVLDDKTITLRLFNWSRKDLTLNNAHLNFMVYNKTVLITGEVETPKIRIYASKQAQLQVPKISKIFNEIKLSPSNGLLSRAKDSTITIQVEFLFQNQEVFHPTHVQVMTEDQVVYLMGAVTKREADMAAKTAAKARGVYKVIKLFDYIKTRPKAEIKKLK; encoded by the coding sequence ATGACAAACTTCTTACTTCTAACAGCTTGTGTATCAGCTATTCAAGGTGTTTCAACTGTTAGCTCAATTATCTCAATAAGTAATGACAGACGTAGTGCTGGAGAAGTGTTAGATGATAAAACCATTACTCTAAGGTTATTTAACTGGTCTAGAAAAGATTTAACATTAAACAATGCACATCTTAATTTCATGGTTTATAACAAAACAGTACTAATTACTGGAGAAGTAGAAACACCTAAGATACGTATTTATGCAAGTAAACAAGCACAACTTCAAGTACCAAAAATTTCAAAAATATTTAATGAAATTAAATTAAGCCCTTCAAATGGACTACTTAGTAGAGCTAAAGATTCAACCATCACTATACAGGTTGAATTCCTATTTCAGAATCAAGAGGTATTTCATCCAACTCACGTTCAGGTGATGACGGAAGATCAGGTAGTTTATCTTATGGGAGCCGTAACTAAACGAGAGGCTGATATGGCCGCCAAAACTGCCGCTAAAGCCAGAGGTGTTTACAAAGTTATTAAATTATTTGATTACATAAAAACTCGCCCCAAGGCTGAGATTAAAAAGCTGAAATAA
- the rsmI gene encoding 16S rRNA (cytidine(1402)-2'-O)-methyltransferase → MNGTLYIIATPIGNLNDITFRAIKTLKTVDIILAEDICHSKHLLNHYDIKTPMHTFHEHNEICKTPDVINKLLEGKHIALISDAGTPLISDPGHVLVIEAKKVGINVSPIPGSNAMISAISVSGIASNKFSFFGFLPSKQSARLKVIQSIVNINEMAIFYESPNRILSCAQDLQAVLGDERIVCFAKELTKLFETIKTNTLPQLIDYLQADHTHQKGEFVILISAVKKNNKVSGEEMLNKVLPILLIEMGTAKAARLVAKMTGFDKRYCYQRAIEFKYPL, encoded by the coding sequence ATGAATGGAACACTTTATATTATCGCTACACCAATTGGAAATTTAAATGATATCACTTTTAGGGCTATTAAAACGTTGAAAACAGTTGATATTATTCTAGCAGAAGATATATGTCACTCTAAACACTTGCTTAATCATTATGATATTAAAACACCAATGCATACTTTTCATGAACATAATGAAATATGTAAAACTCCTGATGTAATTAATAAATTATTAGAAGGAAAGCATATTGCATTGATTAGTGATGCAGGAACACCACTTATTAGTGACCCAGGCCATGTATTAGTGATAGAAGCGAAGAAAGTAGGTATTAATGTATCCCCTATCCCTGGGTCTAATGCAATGATTAGTGCAATTAGTGTATCAGGAATTGCCAGTAATAAATTCAGTTTTTTTGGTTTTTTACCTAGTAAACAATCGGCTCGTCTTAAAGTGATTCAATCTATTGTAAATATCAATGAAATGGCTATTTTTTATGAATCACCTAATCGTATTCTTTCTTGTGCACAAGATTTACAAGCAGTATTAGGTGATGAACGCATTGTTTGCTTTGCTAAAGAACTGACTAAGTTGTTTGAGACCATTAAGACAAATACATTGCCACAATTGATTGATTATTTACAAGCAGATCATACACACCAAAAAGGTGAATTTGTGATTCTTATTTCTGCAGTAAAGAAAAACAATAAAGTCTCAGGAGAGGAAATGTTGAATAAAGTATTACCAATTTTGCTCATTGAGATGGGTACGGCAAAAGCAGCTAGACTTGTAGCTAAAATGACTGGTTTTGATAAAAGATACTGCTATCAAAGAGCTATTGAGTTTAAGTATCCTTTATGA
- the coaE gene encoding dephospho-CoA kinase (Dephospho-CoA kinase (CoaE) performs the final step in coenzyme A biosynthesis.), which translates to MSIIKIALTGGIACGKSKVSQILSNLGLNIISLDKLAQKIVRPNTIELKELIKHFGDGIINTNKSLNRSILRKILLERKSNQKLIEAILHPRILIRMENEIGKLKAKLVVVEVPLLAEKNLTHLFNRAIIISCNKKQQLKRLINRDNINTKEAKNMVSAQFSHSLRLKLRYKLPTDIIKNNLEITDLAHKTNQLYKKLINL; encoded by the coding sequence ATGTCAATCATTAAAATAGCATTAACAGGTGGAATTGCTTGTGGTAAATCAAAAGTAAGTCAAATCTTAAGTAATTTAGGCTTAAATATTATAAGCCTTGATAAACTTGCACAAAAAATTGTTAGACCTAATACGATTGAACTTAAAGAATTAATCAAACACTTTGGTGATGGTATTATTAATACTAATAAAAGTCTTAACCGTAGTATTTTAAGAAAAATTTTATTAGAAAGAAAATCTAATCAAAAATTGATTGAAGCAATACTACATCCAAGAATATTAATACGTATGGAAAATGAAATTGGAAAACTAAAAGCCAAATTAGTGGTAGTTGAAGTGCCACTATTGGCTGAGAAGAATCTTACTCATTTATTTAATAGAGCAATTATTATTAGCTGCAATAAAAAACAACAATTGAAAAGATTAATTAATCGTGATAATATTAATACAAAGGAAGCAAAAAATATGGTTTCTGCACAATTTAGTCATTCATTACGCTTAAAATTGCGTTACAAATTACCTACTGATATCATTAAAAATAACCTAGAAATTACTGATTTAGCCCATAAAACTAATCAGTTGTACAAAAAACTAATTAACTTATAA
- a CDS encoding thermonuclease family protein: protein MNGIDTPEIRGKCQYEKNIAIKARNFVRGKLNNAEEIKLTNLQRGKYFRVIANIMVDGVSLGQELLDNELAYSYYGGKKLNWCK, encoded by the coding sequence GTGAATGGAATAGACACTCCAGAAATTCGAGGAAAGTGCCAGTATGAAAAGAATATAGCCATTAAGGCAAGAAATTTTGTAAGAGGTAAACTAAACAATGCTGAAGAAATTAAGTTAACTAATTTACAGAGAGGTAAGTACTTCAGGGTTATTGCCAATATAATGGTTGATGGTGTTAGTTTAGGACAGGAGCTACTTGATAATGAGTTGGCTTATAGTTATTATGGTGGCAAGAAATTAAATTGGTGTAAATAA
- the tkt gene encoding transketolase, protein MPSRRDLANAIRVLSMDAVQRANSGHPGAPMGMADIAQVLWNDHLKYNPMNAKWSNRDRFVLSNGHGSMLIYSLLHLSGYDLNMDDIKNFRQLHARTAGHPEYGYVDGIETTTGPLGQGITNAVGMAIAERTLGAQFNKLGHNIVDHNTYVFMGDGCLMEGLSHESCAMAGTLGLGKLIVFWDDNDISIDGHISDWMEKDVASRFESYGWHVVRDVNGHDPDAINSAINAAKDEITKPSFICTRTTIGFGSPNLCGTHNCHGAPLGNEEIAATRKELGWDFAPFEIPVDIYEGWDHKKKGIADELAWNVKFAAYKAEFSVDAVEFERRMSGDLPANFEVEMDSFIAKTQDEMPSIASRQASQRTIEAMGSLLPEMFGGSADLTGSNLTNWSGTVKVNAQNANGNYISWGVREFGMAHMMNGIVLHGGFKVYGATFFMFMEFMRNALRMSALMKIGTIYVYTHDSIGLGEDGPTHQPVEQLATMRMIPNFQSWRGCDAVESAVSWKVAMLRGDAPTGLVFSRQTLIAMERTSEQVENIEKGGYVLKDCEGVADIIFIATGSEVNLAIKAVAAINVKVRVVSMPCTNAYDDQNQAYKDSVLTPGVKRLAIEAGVADGWYKYVGLDGGVVCMTTFGESAPADQLFKAFGFTIDNVIAQAKAIIG, encoded by the coding sequence ATGCCATCACGCAGAGATTTAGCAAATGCCATTCGTGTTTTAAGTATGGATGCAGTTCAAAGGGCAAACTCAGGTCATCCAGGTGCGCCAATGGGTATGGCAGATATTGCACAAGTGCTTTGGAATGATCATTTAAAGTATAACCCAATGAATGCTAAATGGTCTAATCGTGACCGTTTTGTGTTATCAAATGGACATGGTTCAATGCTTATTTACTCATTGCTACATTTGTCAGGTTACGACCTTAACATGGATGATATTAAAAATTTTCGTCAATTACATGCTAGAACTGCAGGGCATCCTGAATATGGTTATGTAGATGGTATTGAAACAACAACTGGCCCATTAGGACAAGGTATTACTAATGCAGTTGGCATGGCAATTGCTGAGAGAACATTGGGTGCACAATTTAATAAGTTGGGTCATAATATTGTTGATCATAATACATATGTGTTTATGGGTGATGGTTGTTTAATGGAAGGTTTATCTCATGAATCTTGTGCTATGGCAGGTACATTAGGACTTGGAAAATTAATTGTTTTTTGGGATGATAATGATATTTCTATTGATGGCCATATTTCTGATTGGATGGAAAAAGATGTGGCAAGTCGTTTTGAGTCTTATGGTTGGCATGTTGTTCGCGATGTTAATGGTCATGATCCTGATGCAATTAATTCTGCAATTAATGCAGCTAAAGATGAAATTACTAAACCTTCATTTATTTGTACACGTACAACTATTGGTTTTGGCTCGCCTAATTTATGTGGTACTCATAATTGTCATGGTGCTCCACTTGGTAATGAGGAGATTGCAGCAACTCGTAAAGAGTTGGGTTGGGATTTTGCTCCATTTGAAATTCCTGTAGATATTTATGAAGGATGGGATCATAAAAAAAAAGGCATTGCTGATGAATTAGCTTGGAATGTTAAATTTGCAGCTTATAAGGCGGAGTTTTCAGTAGATGCTGTTGAGTTTGAACGTCGTATGTCAGGTGATTTGCCTGCTAACTTTGAAGTTGAGATGGATTCATTTATTGCTAAAACACAAGATGAAATGCCAAGTATTGCTTCTCGTCAGGCCTCTCAACGTACTATTGAAGCTATGGGTTCATTATTGCCAGAAATGTTTGGTGGTTCTGCTGATTTAACTGGTTCTAATTTAACTAATTGGTCAGGAACTGTTAAAGTCAATGCACAAAATGCAAATGGTAATTACATTTCATGGGGCGTACGTGAATTTGGTATGGCACATATGATGAATGGTATAGTGCTTCATGGAGGTTTTAAGGTTTATGGTGCAACTTTCTTTATGTTTATGGAATTTATGCGTAATGCATTACGTATGTCAGCACTTATGAAAATTGGTACAATTTATGTTTATACCCATGATTCTATTGGTCTAGGAGAAGATGGACCTACGCATCAGCCAGTTGAGCAGTTAGCAACTATGCGTATGATTCCTAATTTCCAGTCTTGGAGAGGGTGTGATGCAGTTGAATCAGCAGTTTCTTGGAAGGTGGCGATGCTTAGAGGTGATGCACCAACAGGATTAGTATTTTCACGTCAAACTTTGATAGCAATGGAACGAACTTCTGAACAAGTAGAAAATATTGAAAAAGGAGGTTATGTTCTTAAAGATTGTGAAGGTGTGGCTGATATTATTTTTATTGCAACTGGCTCTGAAGTAAATTTAGCAATTAAAGCGGTAGCGGCAATAAATGTTAAGGTTCGTGTAGTTTCAATGCCTTGTACAAATGCTTATGATGATCAAAATCAAGCTTATAAGGATTCAGTTTTAACGCCAGGTGTTAAGCGTCTTGCGATTGAGGCAGGTGTTGCTGATGGATGGTATAAATACGTAGGCTTAGATGGTGGCGTGGTTTGTATGACAACTTTTGGTGAGTCTGCACCGGCAGATCAATTATTTAAAGCATTTGGTTTTACCATAGATAATGTTATTGCACAAGCAAAAGCCATTATTGGTTAG
- the gap gene encoding type I glyceraldehyde-3-phosphate dehydrogenase: protein MAIKIGINGFGRIGRMVFRAIAKDFPELEVVGINDLLENDYLAYMLKYDTAHGRFDDDITVDSDNFFINGKKIRLSSAHDPSNLSWGDIDVDVVIDCTGFFLTKESCQSHIDAGAKKVVQSAPSKDDTPMFVYGVNHIEYSGQVIISAASCTTNCLAPIAKVINDNWGLKRGLMTTIHASTATQKTVDSPSMKDWRGGRSVFENIIPSSTGAAKAVGVVLPELNGKLTGMAFRIPSVDVSVVDLTCELNKSATYEQIFDAMKEASQGSMKGTLAYTKDAVVSSDFRGFSASSIFDYDAGIALDDTFVKVVSWYDNEYGYTCNMLRLVEYVA from the coding sequence ATGGCAATAAAAATAGGTATTAATGGTTTTGGTCGTATTGGTCGTATGGTATTTCGTGCAATTGCAAAAGATTTCCCAGAATTAGAGGTAGTTGGTATTAACGATTTATTAGAGAATGATTATTTAGCATACATGCTTAAATATGATACAGCCCATGGTCGTTTTGATGATGATATTACAGTTGATAGCGATAACTTTTTTATTAATGGTAAAAAAATTCGCTTGTCATCTGCACATGATCCTTCTAACCTTTCATGGGGTGATATTGATGTAGATGTAGTAATTGACTGTACTGGTTTTTTCTTAACTAAAGAATCTTGTCAATCGCATATTGATGCAGGTGCAAAAAAAGTGGTTCAATCAGCACCATCTAAAGATGATACACCAATGTTTGTTTATGGTGTAAATCATATCGAATATTCAGGTCAAGTTATTATTTCAGCTGCATCTTGTACTACAAATTGTCTTGCACCAATAGCTAAAGTGATTAATGATAATTGGGGCTTAAAGCGTGGTTTAATGACAACAATTCATGCATCAACAGCAACACAGAAAACAGTCGATAGTCCTTCAATGAAAGATTGGAGAGGTGGTCGTTCGGTATTTGAGAATATTATCCCTTCATCAACAGGGGCTGCTAAAGCAGTAGGTGTTGTATTGCCAGAACTTAATGGTAAGTTAACAGGTATGGCATTTCGTATTCCATCAGTTGATGTTTCAGTTGTTGATTTAACTTGTGAGTTAAACAAAAGTGCAACTTATGAACAAATTTTTGACGCTATGAAAGAGGCTTCACAAGGATCAATGAAGGGTACGTTGGCTTATACTAAAGATGCAGTTGTTTCAAGTGATTTTCGTGGTTTTAGCGCTTCTTCAATTTTTGATTATGATGCAGGTATTGCCTTGGATGATACGTTTGTGAAAGTTGTATCTTGGTATGATAATGAGTATGGCTATACCTGTAATATGCTTCGCTTGGTTGAGTATGTTGCTTAA
- a CDS encoding phosphoglycerate kinase, whose product MSVINLSDLDLNSKRVLIRQDLNVPISNGVVTSDKRIKASLPTIKMALKQGAKVMLMSHRGRPIEGDPSDGFSLQPVADRLSELLNIQVRLEKDWLDGIEMNNGKVVLCENVRFNVGEMVNDDKLSKRMAAICDIFVMDAFGTAHRVQASTYGVAKYAPIACSGPLLSEELDALGKALDNPKRPMVAIVGGSKVSTKLTVLESLSKIVDQLVVGGGIANTFIAAQGFNVGKSLCEYDLIPIAKKLMKDCEIPVSKDVVCGKEFSDVAKAETKASKDVADDDMIFDIGPKSAQQLADIMRNAGTIVWNGPVGVFEFDQFAAGTETLGKAIAESNAFSIAGGGDTLAAVDKYGIEDKISYISTGGGAFLEFLEGKKLPAVEVLEQRALEVIKLA is encoded by the coding sequence ATGTCAGTTATTAATTTATCAGATTTAGATTTAAACTCAAAACGAGTGTTAATTCGTCAAGATCTTAATGTGCCGATTTCTAATGGTGTTGTTACCAGTGATAAGCGTATCAAAGCTTCATTACCAACTATTAAAATGGCTTTGAAGCAAGGTGCTAAAGTAATGTTAATGTCACATCGTGGTCGTCCAATTGAAGGCGATCCCAGTGATGGATTTAGTCTGCAGCCTGTTGCAGATCGTTTGAGTGAGTTATTAAACATTCAAGTGCGTTTAGAAAAAGATTGGTTGGATGGTATTGAAATGAACAATGGAAAGGTAGTGCTTTGTGAAAATGTTCGCTTTAATGTCGGTGAAATGGTTAATGATGATAAGTTATCTAAGCGTATGGCGGCTATTTGTGATATTTTTGTGATGGATGCATTTGGTACTGCACATCGTGTGCAGGCATCTACTTATGGCGTTGCTAAATATGCGCCTATTGCTTGTTCTGGTCCTTTATTATCAGAAGAACTTGATGCACTTGGTAAGGCGTTAGACAATCCTAAACGTCCAATGGTTGCAATTGTTGGTGGCTCTAAAGTTTCAACAAAATTGACTGTGCTTGAGTCGTTATCCAAGATAGTTGATCAACTAGTTGTAGGTGGTGGTATTGCTAATACTTTTATTGCAGCCCAGGGCTTTAACGTAGGTAAATCTTTATGTGAGTATGATTTAATTCCAATAGCTAAAAAGCTTATGAAAGATTGTGAAATTCCAGTATCAAAAGATGTAGTATGTGGTAAGGAGTTTTCAGATGTTGCTAAGGCTGAAACTAAAGCATCAAAAGATGTTGCTGATGATGATATGATTTTTGATATCGGACCTAAATCTGCTCAGCAGTTAGCTGATATTATGAGAAATGCAGGTACGATCGTATGGAATGGTCCAGTTGGTGTGTTTGAGTTTGATCAATTTGCTGCTGGTACGGAAACGTTAGGTAAAGCGATTGCTGAGTCTAATGCATTTTCAATTGCTGGTGGTGGTGATACATTAGCAGCTGTTGATAAATACGGTATCGAGGATAAAATAAGTTATATTTCAACAGGCGGTGGTGCATTCTTAGAATTTCTTGAGGGTAAAAAATTACCAGCAGTAGAAGTTTTAGAACAAAGAGCTTTAGAGGTTATAAAACTTGCCTAG
- the pyk gene encoding pyruvate kinase — protein MPRRTKILATLGPATDKDGVLVSILEAGVNVVRINFSHGSEKEHLNRVKAVRAWAEANQTYVGVLMDLQGPKIRIAAFKGGIKIKLNNGDIFALDADLDENLGNKYSVGIAYKKLPQEVQPGSILLLDDGKIILEVTDIKGNKINTNVVQGGILSDKKGINLRGGGLSANALTKKDKKDILIVAKAKADYVALSFPVSGDDVREIKKLLKQVDCDAGVISKIERAESLVESVILDIIRESVGIMVARGDLGVEIGDAQLPAQQKRLIKLARSNNRIVITATQMLESMIINPIPTRAEVFDVANAVLDGTDAVMLSAETAVGNFPGNAVKAMHDVCIEAEKNPIAKISHHRLDETFTYIDETIAMSAMYAANHMGARVISTLTEGGKTAIWMSRISSGIPIVAMSDKISTLQKATLYRGVHPCFLSTKKDWTEINKAVIKRLQIGDFVYDGDTVILTKGMYKNKSGGTNLMKILTVGDSEY, from the coding sequence TTGCCTAGAAGAACTAAAATATTAGCGACACTTGGCCCTGCAACGGATAAAGATGGTGTATTAGTTAGTATTCTTGAGGCTGGTGTTAATGTTGTGCGCATTAATTTTTCACATGGTTCAGAGAAAGAACATTTGAACAGAGTTAAGGCAGTACGCGCTTGGGCAGAAGCTAATCAAACTTATGTAGGTGTTTTAATGGATCTTCAAGGCCCTAAAATTCGTATTGCTGCTTTTAAAGGTGGCATAAAGATTAAGTTGAATAATGGAGATATTTTTGCACTTGATGCTGATTTAGATGAAAACTTAGGTAATAAATATTCGGTGGGTATTGCATATAAAAAATTACCACAAGAAGTGCAACCTGGTAGTATTTTGCTTCTAGATGATGGAAAAATAATACTAGAAGTTACTGATATTAAAGGTAATAAAATTAATACCAATGTGGTTCAAGGCGGTATTTTGTCAGATAAAAAAGGAATTAATCTTCGTGGTGGAGGTTTATCTGCTAATGCACTAACCAAGAAAGATAAAAAAGATATTTTAATTGTAGCAAAAGCTAAAGCGGATTATGTGGCTTTATCATTTCCAGTTAGTGGTGATGATGTACGTGAAATTAAGAAATTATTAAAACAGGTAGATTGTGATGCTGGCGTAATTTCAAAAATTGAACGTGCTGAGTCCTTAGTAGAGAGTGTTATTTTAGATATTATCAGAGAATCAGTGGGAATTATGGTGGCGCGCGGTGATTTAGGTGTTGAAATTGGTGATGCACAATTACCTGCACAACAAAAACGTTTAATTAAGTTAGCTAGATCAAATAATCGAATAGTTATTACTGCAACACAAATGTTAGAATCAATGATTATTAATCCAATTCCAACTCGAGCTGAGGTTTTTGATGTCGCTAATGCAGTATTAGATGGTACCGATGCAGTAATGCTTTCAGCTGAAACAGCAGTAGGTAATTTCCCCGGTAATGCTGTTAAAGCCATGCACGATGTTTGTATTGAAGCTGAAAAAAATCCAATTGCTAAAATATCTCATCATCGTCTTGATGAAACCTTTACTTATATTGATGAAACCATTGCTATGAGCGCAATGTATGCCGCTAATCATATGGGCGCTAGAGTGATTTCTACTTTAACAGAAGGGGGTAAAACCGCTATATGGATGTCAAGAATTAGCTCAGGTATTCCTATTGTAGCAATGTCTGATAAGATATCTACTTTGCAAAAGGCTACGCTTTATCGGGGAGTTCATCCTTGTTTTTTGTCCACTAAAAAAGATTGGACAGAGATAAATAAGGCCGTTATTAAGCGCTTACAAATTGGAGATTTTGTTTATGATGGCGATACTGTTATCTTAACTAAGGGTATGTATAAAAATAAGTCTGGCGGTACAAACTTGATGAAAATTTTGACAGTTGGTGATTCAGAGTATTAA
- the fba gene encoding class II fructose-bisphosphate aldolase (catalyzes the reversible aldol condensation of dihydroxyacetonephosphate and glyceraldehyde 3-phosphate in the Calvin cycle, glycolysis, and/or gluconeogenesis), with protein sequence MLISLRELLDHAAANNYGMPAFNINNMEQVHAIMEAADKTNSPVIMQGSAGARGYAGEPFLRHLILAAIEMYPHIPVVMHQDHGSDPSVCLRSIQSGFSSVMMDGSLKPDMKTPASFKYNVNVTTEVVKIAHAGGVSVEGELGCLGSLETGMMGEEDGHGSEGKLDLDMLLTSVEEAADFVKSTNVDALAIAIGTSHGAYKFTQEPTGDVLRIDRIKEIHARIPNTHLVMHGSSSVPQDWLKIINNFGGDMGQTYGVPVEEIQEGIKHGVRKVNIDTDLRMASTGAIRKHLGENTSNFDPRKFLKEATNAMSDICSARFEAFGSAGNADKIIVSSLETMSKKYLSIELDSQVK encoded by the coding sequence ATGTTAATTTCGTTAAGAGAATTATTAGATCATGCTGCAGCTAATAACTATGGCATGCCAGCATTTAATATTAATAATATGGAACAAGTCCATGCTATTATGGAAGCAGCAGATAAAACTAATAGTCCTGTTATTATGCAAGGTTCTGCTGGTGCACGAGGCTACGCAGGTGAACCGTTTTTACGTCATTTGATTTTAGCGGCAATTGAAATGTATCCACATATTCCAGTGGTGATGCATCAAGATCATGGTTCTGATCCGTCTGTTTGTTTGCGTTCAATTCAATCTGGCTTTTCATCAGTGATGATGGATGGTTCATTAAAACCAGATATGAAAACGCCAGCTTCATTTAAGTATAATGTTAATGTAACTACTGAAGTTGTAAAAATAGCACATGCAGGAGGTGTTTCTGTTGAAGGTGAATTGGGTTGTCTAGGATCATTAGAAACTGGAATGATGGGCGAAGAAGATGGTCATGGCTCTGAAGGTAAATTAGATTTAGACATGTTGTTAACTTCAGTTGAAGAAGCTGCTGATTTTGTTAAATCAACTAATGTTGATGCATTAGCTATTGCTATCGGCACTTCTCATGGTGCTTATAAATTTACTCAAGAGCCAACGGGTGATGTGTTGCGTATTGATAGAATCAAAGAAATACACGCACGTATTCCAAATACTCATTTAGTGATGCATGGTTCTTCTTCAGTGCCACAAGATTGGCTAAAAATTATTAATAATTTTGGTGGTGATATGGGTCAAACTTATGGTGTTCCTGTAGAGGAAATTCAAGAGGGTATTAAGCATGGCGTACGTAAAGTTAATATTGATACTGATTTACGTATGGCGTCGACTGGCGCGATTCGCAAACACCTAGGTGAAAATACATCAAACTTTGATCCCCGTAAATTCTTAAAAGAAGCAACTAATGCGATGAGTGATATTTGTTCAGCGCGTTTTGAGGCATTTGGTTCAGCAGGTAATGCTGATAAAATCATCGTATCTTCATTAGAGACCATGAGTAAAAAATATCTTTCTATTGAGTTAGACTCTCAAGTAAAGTAG